The Mariluticola halotolerans nucleotide sequence ATCAGCGTTGCTGCCGCCGACGGGCTTGGCGCTTTGCTGCAAGGCTATCTTGAACTGTCCAACGTCAATTCCGTGACAGAGATTTCGGACCTCATTGCCGCCCAGCGTGCCTATGAGATGAATGCGCGGGTGATTTCCGGCGCGGACGAAATGCTCTCCTCTGTCTCGAACCTGCGCTAGGGAGGTATTGAACGATGATTTTCCGCCCAAACCTTCACCTGGCAGCGCTGGCCCTTTTTGCCAGCACCGCCCTGCCCGCCTTCGCCGCGCCTGTGTTGCGCGCCGATGTGGCGGTCAGTTCCGCAATCGTTACCGTCGGCGACATGTTTACCGGCGCGGGCAATGATGCCGAACGCGCCCTGTTTCGCGCCCCGGCCCCCGGCACCAGCGGCGCTGTGAGCCTTGAGGCCATAAAAGTTGCGGCCAAGCGGGTTGGCATTACCGAATTCGACCATTCCGAAATCCGCCGGGTGCAGGTTGAACGCACCGGGATTGCGCTGGATGAGCCAACGCTGAAGGAAATGATCCGTCAGGACCTGATCCAGCGCGGCATCATTGCGGATGAGGTTATTGCCCGGATCAGCTTTAGCGATGCTTTTTCGACCCTTTACGCCGCCGAGAGCGACGAACCGGTCCGGTTATCCGACCTGCGCTATACCGAAAGCTCGGGCGCATTCAGCGCACGTTTTTCCATTGCCGGGGTCAATGCCCCGCTCGATCTCAAGGGCCGGCTGGACCTGCTGATTGAAGCCCCGCATCTCAGCACATCGCTGCCAATGGGGGCCGTGTTGAGCCCGGACGATATTGAAATGCGCCCGATCTCGCTGCGTTATGCCGACAGCGCCGGCATTGCCCCGGTTGAGGCGCTTGTGGGTAAGGCGCTGAAACGTCCGGCTCGCGCCGGCATGCTGCTGGCGGCATCGAATGTGGCTGAGCCGCAGGTCATCGGGCGCAGCGACATGGTGACGCTCTATTATCGCAAGGGCCCGCTCAACCTGACCGTCAAGGGCCAGGCGCTGAATGCCGCGGCCCGCGGCGAGACGGTGGCTGTGCTCAATCTCGTTTCCAAGAAAATCGTCAACGGCATTGCCGTTGAGCCTGGCGCGGTCGAACTGGTGTTCGACGATATGCGCCTCGCTGCCATCAAGAACTAAGGATCTGACCATGAACCTCTTCAAAATCGCAACCATTGCAGCCCTGGTCAGTTCGCTTGGTGCCTGCTCCATGATGGACCGGCTGGCCTCTGTGGGCGAAGCGCCGACGCTGACGGCCATCAACAATCCCACCACCCAGGCCGGCTATCGCCCCGTGGCGATGCCAATGCCTGAAATCGTGCCCGCCGCCTATCAGCCCAATTCGCTGTTCAGCTCCGGGGCCAAGGGCTTTTTCAAGGATGCCCGTGCCCGCCGGGTTGGCGACATCCTGACGGTTGAAGTGACGATTTCGGACAGCGCCAAGATTGCCAACAAGACTGCGCGCAGCCGCTCCTCAACGAGCGATGCCGGTGTCAGCGGTGTGCTGGGCTCGATCTTTGACAATTACGCCCCCAAGGAACTGGGCACGGATGCCTCCATTGGCACCGATTCCGGCATTAGCGATACCGGCAATGGCTCGGTCAACCGGTCAGAAAGCCTGAGCACATCGGTTGCAGCCGTTGTGACCCAGGTGTTGCCGAACGGCAATCTGGTGATTGAGGGCCGTCAGGAAGTGCGGGTCAATTTCGAGGTGCGTGACCTGATCATCGCCGGCATCGTGCGGCCTGAGGATGTGGGCAACAACAACACCATCGCCTCCTCGAAAATCGCCGAAGCCCGGATTGCCTATGGTGGCCGTGGCCAGATCACCGATGTGCAGCAGCCCCGCTATGGCGCGCAGGTGATGGACGCGATCCTGCCCTTCTAGGCGGCTTCCAGAAATTCCGAATTGGCGGGGCCTTGCCCCCGCCTTTCCCTCCCCTGCATCGCCAGCACTTCCCCCGACTATCCGGTGCTTGCGATGTACCTCCGGTGCCCCGTCCATGGGATGCTGGACATAGAGGGCGCGACCTTCCCCGTATCGGTCGCGCCCTCCTCCCGTTTCCGGATACTGACACGCTGTTTTATGGTGGTTTAAGCCTGATATAAGGATAGTGTTCAGTTTGGCCCAAAGGCCCCGTCAAGCACCTGGAACAACACCATAATTTCTCAAGACCCCGCCGAATTCATCCGCTGCAACCTGCATCTGGCCCCAGCCCCTGCCGCGCCGGATATTGTGCTTTATACCGCCCATTCGGGCAGTGGCCTGTGGCGGCTGGAGGGCGATAATGATGACGCGCCACCGCCCTATTGGGCCTATCACTGGGCCGGGGGCAATGTGCTGGCGCGGCACTTATCGACCTGCCCCGAGGCGGTGCGCGGCCGCCATGTGCTGGATCTCGGCACCGGGTCCGGCCTTGTCGCGATTGCCGCTGCAAAGGCCGGGGCCCGCAAGGTGACGGCGGCGGACATTGACCCTTATGCCATTGCCGCCGCTGGATTAAATGCGTTGGCGAACGGGGTGGCAATTGAAGCGATATGTGCTGATTTAACGACCGGCCCGGCCCCTGATGTTGACATGATACTGGCCGGTGACCTGTTCTACGCCCCCGAACTGGCCACCCGCGTCACCGCATTTCTCGACCGCTGCCTTGCCGCCGGTATTGACGTACTGGTCGGCGACCCCGGCCGCGATTTCCTGCCCCATCCCCGGCTGCGCGGGATCGCTAAATATGCCGTGCCGGATTTTGGTGATGCAAGCGCTGAGACGCGGGCAAGCGGGGTGTTTGTGTTTGGGACGTAGTTCGCCTTTTCCGCTCGTCCTTGCCGCGCGATCTCCGCAAACCCTCATCCTGAGCTTGTCGAAGGACGGGGGTTTTAACACTGTGCGTGCCGCCCATCCTTCGACGGGCTCAGGATGAGGTTGGAGAGTGTGGTGCGGGATGTGGCTCTGGAGACGGATGAGAACAAGCGGCAAGGCACAACACCCACTCCACCCCCAACGTCATTCCCGCCTACGCGGGAATGACGCAGTGGGCGGGCAGATGCCGAATTCCAACCCTGCCCCTTGAATTACATCCCGGTTTCCCGTCATCTGCGGCGAAACACAATTGCGGAGCCGATATGTCCTGGCAGAAACTAGACGACCTCAGTAATTCGCTGGAAGCCTTTGAGCATGCGCTGTCGATTCTCGGCGCTGATGAGGCGACGAATATGCCGGCGGGCGGCGGTGAGAAGCGGGCCGAGGCCATGTCGGCGCTCGCCGCCCAGCACCATGAACTGGCGACTGCGCCGGCAATTGCCGAATGGATTGAGACTGCGGAAAACGCGGATCTGGCAGATGATCAGCGCATTGGCCTTGCCGAATTCAAGCGGCGCTATGTGAATGCGACCTGCCTGCCCTCGGATTTTGTGCGGCGGCAAACCACAGCGACCATGCAATCGGAACAGCTTTGGCGCACCTTGCGGCCGAGCGGCGACTGGGCGCAATTTGCCCCCGCGCTGGAAAAGGTTGTGGCGCTGGCGCGCGAGGAAGCGGGTTTGCGCAGCGATGTGACGGGGCTGGCCCCCTATGACGCGCTGATGGAGCAGTTTGACCCCGGCAACCGGGTGGCCGAACTCAACCCGGTGTTTTCAGCGCTCAAAAGCTTTCTCAAGGAGTTTTTGCCCGAAGCCCTGGCCGCGCAGAACGAGCGGCTGGCCAAGCGGCCTTTGAAGGATTTCAACGGGCCCTATTCGATTGAAAAACAGCGGGCACTGGGCCTGTCGGCCATGCAGGGCATTGGCTTTGATTTCAACCATGGCCGGCTTGATGTGTCGCATCACCCGTTTTGCGGCGGGGTGCCGACTGATGTGCGCATGACCACGCGTTATCGCACCGACGAGTTTTTGACAGCCCTGATGGGGGTTTTGCACGAGACGGGCCATGCGCTTTATGAGCAGGGCCTGCCGCGCGAGAACGCCCATTGGCCGCATAACAAGGCGCGCGGCATGGGTGCCCATGAAAGCCAGAGCCTTTTTGTGGAAATGCAAATGGCGCGCAGCCCGGAATTCTGGCAATGGGCGCTGCCGCTGGTGCATGAGCATATGGGGGCCGACGCCATTGCCGGCTGGGATGTGGAAGATGTGCTGGCACGGGTCAATTATGTCGAACGCGGGCTGATCCGGGTCGATGCGGACGAGATCACTTATCCGCTGCATGTGATCTTGCGGTTCGAACTGGAGCAGGAACTGATCTCCGGCGCGCTGAAAGTCTCAGACATTCCAGAGGCCTGGAACGCGAAGATGACCGAATATCTCGGGCTGGAAACGCTCAAGGACCCGGCCAATGGCCCGATGCAGGATGTGCATTGGCCCGCCGGGCTGTTCGGCTATTTCCCCTCCTATACGCTTGGCGCGATGATGGCGGCGCAGCAATGGGCGGCGATGGAAAAGGCCATTCCCGATGTCGGGAGCCAGATCAGCCGGGGCGATTTTGAAGCCATCAACGGCTGGCGGCGCGACAATATCTGGTCGCAGGGGTCGCGCTGGACAACGCCGGAACTCTTGACCCGCGCCACCGGCGAACCGCTCAACCCGGATTATTTCACCACGCATCTGAAAAAGCGCTATCTGGGATAAAACCCGCATTTCAGGCGGGGCGCGCCTGCGTGCCCCGCTTGACAGAATTGCCGGAATTTCTATTTTAGGCGCATCCGCAA carries:
- the flgA gene encoding flagellar basal body P-ring formation chaperone FlgA, coding for MIFRPNLHLAALALFASTALPAFAAPVLRADVAVSSAIVTVGDMFTGAGNDAERALFRAPAPGTSGAVSLEAIKVAAKRVGITEFDHSEIRRVQVERTGIALDEPTLKEMIRQDLIQRGIIADEVIARISFSDAFSTLYAAESDEPVRLSDLRYTESSGAFSARFSIAGVNAPLDLKGRLDLLIEAPHLSTSLPMGAVLSPDDIEMRPISLRYADSAGIAPVEALVGKALKRPARAGMLLAASNVAEPQVIGRSDMVTLYYRKGPLNLTVKGQALNAAARGETVAVLNLVSKKIVNGIAVEPGAVELVFDDMRLAAIKN
- a CDS encoding carboxypeptidase M32, producing MSWQKLDDLSNSLEAFEHALSILGADEATNMPAGGGEKRAEAMSALAAQHHELATAPAIAEWIETAENADLADDQRIGLAEFKRRYVNATCLPSDFVRRQTTATMQSEQLWRTLRPSGDWAQFAPALEKVVALAREEAGLRSDVTGLAPYDALMEQFDPGNRVAELNPVFSALKSFLKEFLPEALAAQNERLAKRPLKDFNGPYSIEKQRALGLSAMQGIGFDFNHGRLDVSHHPFCGGVPTDVRMTTRYRTDEFLTALMGVLHETGHALYEQGLPRENAHWPHNKARGMGAHESQSLFVEMQMARSPEFWQWALPLVHEHMGADAIAGWDVEDVLARVNYVERGLIRVDADEITYPLHVILRFELEQELISGALKVSDIPEAWNAKMTEYLGLETLKDPANGPMQDVHWPAGLFGYFPSYTLGAMMAAQQWAAMEKAIPDVGSQISRGDFEAINGWRRDNIWSQGSRWTTPELLTRATGEPLNPDYFTTHLKKRYLG
- a CDS encoding class I SAM-dependent methyltransferase, which encodes MVLYTAHSGSGLWRLEGDNDDAPPPYWAYHWAGGNVLARHLSTCPEAVRGRHVLDLGTGSGLVAIAAAKAGARKVTAADIDPYAIAAAGLNALANGVAIEAICADLTTGPAPDVDMILAGDLFYAPELATRVTAFLDRCLAAGIDVLVGDPGRDFLPHPRLRGIAKYAVPDFGDASAETRASGVFVFGT
- the flgH gene encoding flagellar basal body L-ring protein FlgH, with the protein product MNLFKIATIAALVSSLGACSMMDRLASVGEAPTLTAINNPTTQAGYRPVAMPMPEIVPAAYQPNSLFSSGAKGFFKDARARRVGDILTVEVTISDSAKIANKTARSRSSTSDAGVSGVLGSIFDNYAPKELGTDASIGTDSGISDTGNGSVNRSESLSTSVAAVVTQVLPNGNLVIEGRQEVRVNFEVRDLIIAGIVRPEDVGNNNTIASSKIAEARIAYGGRGQITDVQQPRYGAQVMDAILPF